One region of Deinococcus budaensis genomic DNA includes:
- a CDS encoding alpha-amylase family glycosyl hydrolase has product MTQPPSGELKWWQRGIIYQIYPRSFQDASGDGVGDLRGITRRLPYVASLGVEAVWLSPIFTSPMRDFGYDVADYVDIDPLFGTLEDFDALVSEARRLGLKVMLDYVPNHTSSDHAWFRDALTGRGSAKRDWYVWRDPAPGGGLPNNWKSHFGGPAWTLDEASGQYYLHQFLPSQPDLNWANPEVQTALLDVLRFWMRRGVDGFRVDVLNLLAEDERFLDEPLNPEWRPGMIEYNQTLHVYTNDQPATLDYVRMMRGVLDEFGDRMMVGEIYLPVERLLRYSGTPQQPLAHLPFNFHLILLPWDAGQVRAFVDEYDAACREAHSWPNWVLGNHDQHRFKTRVGAPQYRVAQTLLLTLRGTPTVYYGDEIGMENVPVPFDQMVDPAGLQQPDVPSASRDPERTPMQWDASPNAGFAPADATPWLPLAQDFARVNVQAQEADPDSDLHYFRALTRLRREHPALVGGDYRPHESGHPNVFAFGRTQGEEQVTVLLNFGAETRELGETAGGETLLSSLGDRPAADAPLRPHEARVVRR; this is encoded by the coding sequence ATGACCCAGCCTCCGAGCGGCGAGCTGAAGTGGTGGCAGCGCGGCATCATCTACCAGATCTATCCGCGCTCCTTTCAGGACGCCAGCGGCGACGGCGTGGGCGACCTGCGCGGGATCACCCGGCGGCTGCCCTACGTCGCCTCGCTGGGGGTGGAGGCGGTGTGGCTCTCCCCCATCTTCACCAGTCCGATGCGCGATTTCGGCTACGACGTGGCCGACTACGTGGACATCGACCCGCTGTTCGGCACGCTGGAGGACTTTGACGCGCTCGTCTCGGAGGCGCGCCGCCTGGGCCTGAAGGTCATGCTGGACTACGTGCCCAACCACACATCCTCGGACCATGCGTGGTTCCGGGACGCGCTGACCGGGCGCGGGAGCGCGAAACGTGACTGGTACGTCTGGCGCGATCCCGCGCCCGGCGGCGGGCTGCCCAACAACTGGAAGTCGCACTTCGGCGGCCCGGCGTGGACGCTCGACGAGGCCAGCGGGCAGTACTACCTGCACCAGTTTTTGCCGTCGCAGCCCGACCTGAACTGGGCGAATCCCGAGGTGCAGACGGCCCTGCTGGACGTGCTGCGCTTCTGGATGAGGCGGGGGGTGGACGGCTTCCGGGTGGACGTGCTCAACCTGCTGGCCGAGGACGAGCGCTTTCTGGACGAACCGCTCAACCCCGAGTGGCGGCCCGGCATGATCGAGTACAACCAGACGCTGCACGTCTACACCAACGACCAGCCCGCGACCCTGGACTACGTGCGGATGATGCGCGGCGTGCTGGACGAGTTTGGCGACCGCATGATGGTCGGCGAGATCTACCTGCCCGTCGAGCGGCTGCTGCGCTACAGCGGCACGCCTCAGCAGCCGCTGGCGCACCTGCCCTTCAACTTCCACCTGATCTTGCTGCCCTGGGACGCCGGGCAGGTGCGCGCGTTCGTGGACGAGTACGACGCCGCCTGCCGGGAGGCGCACTCCTGGCCCAACTGGGTGCTGGGCAACCACGACCAGCACCGCTTCAAGACGCGGGTGGGCGCGCCGCAGTACCGGGTGGCCCAGACGCTGCTGCTCACCCTGCGCGGCACGCCCACCGTCTACTACGGCGACGAGATCGGGATGGAGAACGTGCCTGTTCCCTTCGACCAGATGGTGGACCCGGCGGGCCTTCAACAGCCCGACGTGCCCAGCGCCAGCCGCGACCCCGAGCGCACGCCGATGCAGTGGGACGCCTCCCCGAACGCGGGCTTCGCTCCGGCGGACGCGACCCCCTGGCTGCCACTGGCCCAGGATTTCGCGCGGGTCAACGTGCAGGCGCAGGAGGCCGACCCCGACAGCGACCTGCACTACTTCCGGGCGCTGACCCGGCTGCGGCGCGAGCATCCGGCGCTGGTGGGCGGCGACTACCGCCCGCACGAGAGCGGGCACCCGAACGTGTTCGCCTTCGGGCGCACGCAGGGCGAGGAGCAGGTAACGGTGCTGCTGAATTTCGGCGCCGAGACGCGCGAGCTGGGGGAAACGGCGGGCGGCGAGACGCTGCTGAGCAGCCTGGGTGACCGGCCCGCCGCCGACGCGCCGCTGCGCCCCCACGAGGCGCGGGTAGTGCGCCGCTAA
- a CDS encoding phage holin family protein, producing MGFLIRLLVNALALYLVTRVYAGVSFAPGADLLGILLAALVLGIVNALIRPVLLLLSLPVNLLTLGLFTLVVNGVVLWLVASVTALNVAGFGAAIVGALILTVVSWVLDAAVNALGLDGGRG from the coding sequence ATGGGCTTCTTGATTCGGCTGCTGGTCAACGCGCTGGCGCTGTACCTCGTGACGCGGGTGTATGCGGGCGTCAGCTTCGCGCCGGGCGCGGACCTGCTGGGCATCCTGCTCGCCGCGCTGGTGCTGGGCATCGTGAACGCGCTGATCCGCCCGGTGCTGCTGCTGCTGAGCCTGCCGGTCAACCTGCTCACGCTGGGCCTGTTCACGCTGGTCGTCAACGGGGTGGTGCTGTGGCTGGTCGCCAGCGTGACTGCGCTGAACGTGGCGGGCTTCGGGGCGGCCATCGTCGGGGCGCTGATTCTCACGGTGGTCTCCTGGGTGCTGGACGCCGCCGTAAACGCGCTGGGACTGGACGGGGGGCGCGGTTGA
- the panC gene encoding pantoate--beta-alanine ligase, with translation MTPPQTPAQTGPRVLSTVAELRAALAGAGRVGLVPTMGYLHEGHAALIRQAQAECDLVVVSVFVNPKQFGPGEDLARYPRDLARDLGVAGEAGADLLFHPDAAEMYPDGHATTVTVAGVSGPPEGASRPGHFDGVATVVLKLLNIVRPQRAYFGEKDWQQLAVVRRMVRDLDVPTLIVGVPTLREASGLALSSRNSYLTPEQRGRAAVLSRALRAVQARAAAGERNTARLRQAGLDVLAADPEVSVDYLVVVDGDMRERAHVDDGPMTRVLVAARMYGVRLIDNLPLWDVTP, from the coding sequence TTGACCCCGCCGCAGACGCCTGCGCAGACCGGGCCGCGCGTGCTGAGTACCGTCGCGGAGCTGCGCGCGGCGCTCGCGGGCGCGGGCCGGGTGGGCCTGGTGCCCACCATGGGCTACCTGCACGAGGGCCACGCCGCGCTGATCCGGCAGGCCCAGGCCGAGTGCGACCTCGTCGTGGTCAGCGTCTTCGTGAATCCGAAGCAGTTCGGCCCCGGAGAGGACCTCGCCCGCTACCCGCGCGACCTGGCGCGCGACCTGGGGGTGGCCGGGGAGGCGGGGGCCGACCTGCTGTTTCACCCCGACGCCGCCGAGATGTACCCGGACGGCCACGCGACGACCGTCACCGTGGCGGGCGTCTCGGGACCGCCCGAGGGAGCGTCGCGCCCCGGGCACTTCGACGGGGTGGCGACGGTGGTGCTCAAGCTGCTGAACATCGTGCGGCCTCAGCGGGCCTATTTCGGGGAAAAGGACTGGCAGCAGCTCGCGGTCGTGCGGCGGATGGTGCGCGACCTCGACGTGCCGACGCTTATCGTGGGCGTGCCCACCCTGCGGGAGGCCTCGGGCCTGGCGCTGAGCAGCCGCAACAGTTACCTCACGCCCGAGCAGCGCGGGCGGGCGGCGGTGCTGTCCCGCGCCCTGCGGGCCGTGCAGGCCAGGGCCGCCGCAGGCGAGCGCAACACCGCCCGCCTGCGCCAGGCCGGGCTGGACGTGCTGGCGGCCGACCCCGAGGTCAGCGTGGACTACCTCGTGGTCGTGGACGGTGACATGCGCGAAAGAGCGCATGTGGATGATGGTCCCATGACCCGCGTGCTGGTGGCCGCCCGGATGTACGGCGTGAGGCTGATCGACAACCTGCCCCTGTGGGACGTGACCCCGTGA
- a CDS encoding PilT/PilU family type 4a pilus ATPase, translating into MTFDELLREMVARRASDVHLQVGSPPMGRIDGGLLPFGDVGLLPADTVALAREILTPEQWEDFEDAQELDLAYSVPGLGRFRCNVFRQRGAVGIVMRTVTDGVPSFDALGLPAEVMRGFAAAPRGLVLVTGPTGSGKSTTLAALVDHINRSYAYNIITIEDPIEFLHRNLRSLVVQREVGADTRDFRTALKYALRQDPDVIMIGEMRDKETVEAALSAAQTGHLVLSTLHTQDAVRSVNRLIDFFAPHERGQVRMQLAESLVGIVSQRLLRRADGEGRVLGSEVLLNTPLVQDYLKNEDKTSLIKDALIEDNIRGMRTFDQHLVQLYQHSLITLDEALSAATSPHEVRLMVTRAGHAF; encoded by the coding sequence GTGACCTTTGACGAGCTGCTGCGCGAGATGGTGGCCCGCCGGGCGTCCGACGTGCACCTTCAGGTGGGCAGTCCGCCCATGGGCCGCATTGACGGCGGGCTGCTGCCGTTCGGGGACGTGGGGCTGCTGCCGGCCGACACCGTGGCGCTGGCCCGCGAGATTCTGACCCCCGAGCAGTGGGAGGATTTCGAGGACGCGCAGGAACTGGACCTGGCCTACAGCGTGCCGGGCCTGGGCCGCTTCCGCTGCAACGTGTTTCGCCAGCGCGGCGCGGTCGGCATCGTGATGCGGACGGTGACCGACGGCGTGCCCAGTTTCGACGCGCTGGGGCTGCCCGCCGAGGTGATGCGGGGCTTCGCGGCGGCCCCGCGCGGTCTGGTGCTGGTCACCGGCCCGACCGGCAGCGGCAAGAGCACCACGCTGGCCGCCCTGGTCGACCACATCAACCGCAGCTACGCCTACAACATCATCACCATCGAAGATCCCATCGAGTTCTTGCACCGCAACCTGCGCAGCCTGGTCGTGCAGCGCGAGGTGGGCGCCGACACCCGCGACTTTCGCACCGCCCTGAAATACGCCCTGCGGCAGGACCCCGACGTGATCATGATCGGCGAGATGCGCGACAAGGAGACGGTCGAGGCCGCCCTGAGCGCCGCGCAGACCGGGCATCTGGTGCTCAGTACGCTGCACACCCAGGACGCCGTGCGCAGCGTCAACCGCCTGATCGACTTTTTCGCCCCGCACGAGCGCGGGCAGGTCCGCATGCAGCTGGCCGAGTCGCTGGTCGGCATCGTCAGCCAGCGCCTGCTGCGCCGCGCCGACGGCGAGGGCCGGGTGCTGGGCAGCGAGGTGCTGCTGAACACGCCGCTGGTGCAGGACTACCTCAAGAACGAGGACAAGACCTCCCTGATCAAAGACGCCCTGATCGAGGACAACATCCGGGGCATGCGGACCTTCGACCAGCATCTGGTGCAGCTTTACCAGCACAGCCTGATCACGCTGGACGAGGCCCTGAGCGCCGCGACGAGTCCGCACGAGGTCCGGCTGATGGTGACGCGCGCCGGCCACGCCTTCTGA
- a CDS encoding transcription elongation factor GreA, whose translation MTKERISMTQRGYDKLVETLGYLKTERREQISEYMGSAIADGDLRESAAYDEARMQQSENEARIIELEQQLERALIVEEDASGGIGLGATVRVRDDRGNERQFELVGTYEVDVLKGKISDASPIGQALSGKKAGQKVTVPLPKGTAQFEVLEVSYR comes from the coding sequence ATGACCAAGGAACGCATCTCCATGACCCAGCGCGGGTACGACAAACTGGTCGAGACGCTGGGATACCTCAAGACCGAACGCCGGGAGCAGATCAGCGAGTACATGGGATCGGCCATCGCGGACGGTGACCTGCGCGAAAGCGCCGCCTACGACGAGGCCCGGATGCAGCAGAGCGAGAACGAGGCCCGCATCATCGAACTCGAGCAGCAGCTTGAACGCGCCCTGATCGTCGAGGAAGACGCTTCCGGCGGCATCGGTCTGGGCGCCACCGTCCGGGTGCGCGACGACCGCGGCAACGAGCGGCAGTTCGAACTGGTCGGCACCTACGAGGTGGACGTCTTGAAGGGCAAGATCAGCGACGCCAGCCCCATCGGCCAGGCCCTCAGCGGCAAGAAGGCGGGCCAGAAAGTCACGGTGCCGCTGCCCAAGGGCACGGCGCAGTTCGAGGTGCTGGAAGTCAGCTACCGCTAA
- the malQ gene encoding 4-alpha-glucanotransferase, translating into MTIQRSSGVLLHPTSLPGSHGIGELGAHARAFVDWLAQAGQTYWQVMPLGPTGYGDSPYQAFSAFAGNPYLIDLGALRGEGLLTGADFADLPAFGAERVDFGVQYVWRTQMLGRAHAHFAAGQGAHLRAGFGAFEAAEADWLDDYALFMALKDEHGGLPWNAWAPELRDREAGALAAARERLASETERVRFIQFLFFRQWTALREYARARGVQVIGDIPIFVALDSSDAWANREQFLFDDQGQPTVVAGVPPDYFSETGQLWGNPLYRWDVMAQDGFAWWVERFRGSLKLYDLIRLDHFRGLAASWEIPFPAETAIRGEWVPAPGHAMLEAVQRALGSVPIIAEDLGVITPDVEALRDDFALPGMAVLQFAFGGGDFSVNDFLPHNLRENQVVYTGTHDNDTSRGWWNAASEQERHNFRTYTHSDPSEETFAWQLTEMAFRTRARLAVVPLQDLLNLGTGSRMNLPGTTGPHNWTWRYQEGDLTPELAERLRALTAETGRLA; encoded by the coding sequence ATGACCATCCAGCGTTCCAGCGGCGTGCTGCTGCACCCCACCAGCCTGCCCGGCTCCCACGGCATCGGCGAACTCGGCGCCCACGCGCGCGCCTTTGTGGACTGGCTCGCGCAGGCGGGGCAGACCTACTGGCAGGTGATGCCGCTGGGGCCGACCGGCTACGGTGACAGCCCCTACCAGGCCTTCAGCGCCTTTGCGGGCAATCCCTACCTGATCGACCTGGGCGCGCTGCGCGGCGAAGGCCTGCTGACCGGGGCCGACTTTGCCGACCTGCCGGCGTTCGGCGCCGAGCGGGTGGATTTCGGGGTGCAGTACGTGTGGCGCACCCAGATGCTCGGCCGCGCCCACGCGCACTTCGCTGCCGGACAGGGGGCGCACCTGCGGGCCGGGTTCGGGGCCTTTGAGGCCGCCGAAGCCGACTGGCTGGACGACTACGCGCTGTTCATGGCCCTCAAGGACGAGCACGGGGGCCTGCCCTGGAACGCCTGGGCGCCCGAGCTGCGGGACCGCGAGGCCGGGGCGCTGGCGGCGGCGCGGGAGCGGCTGGCGAGCGAGACCGAGCGCGTGCGCTTCATCCAGTTCCTGTTTTTCCGCCAGTGGACGGCGCTGCGCGAGTACGCCCGGGCGCGCGGCGTGCAGGTCATCGGGGACATCCCGATTTTCGTGGCGCTCGACTCCAGCGACGCCTGGGCCAACCGCGAGCAGTTCCTGTTCGATGACCAAGGCCAGCCCACGGTCGTCGCGGGTGTGCCGCCGGACTACTTCAGCGAGACCGGGCAGCTGTGGGGCAATCCGCTCTACCGCTGGGACGTGATGGCGCAAGACGGCTTCGCGTGGTGGGTCGAGCGCTTTCGCGGCAGCCTGAAGCTCTACGACCTGATTCGCCTCGACCACTTCCGGGGTCTGGCGGCCTCCTGGGAGATTCCCTTTCCCGCCGAGACGGCCATTCGCGGCGAGTGGGTGCCCGCGCCCGGCCACGCGATGCTGGAAGCGGTGCAGCGGGCGCTGGGCAGCGTGCCGATCATCGCCGAGGACCTGGGAGTGATCACCCCGGACGTCGAAGCGCTGCGTGACGATTTCGCGCTGCCGGGCATGGCGGTGCTGCAATTTGCCTTCGGCGGCGGCGACTTCAGCGTGAACGACTTCCTGCCGCACAACCTGCGCGAGAACCAGGTCGTGTACACCGGCACCCACGACAACGACACCTCGCGCGGGTGGTGGAACGCCGCCAGCGAGCAGGAGCGGCACAATTTCCGCACCTACACCCACTCCGACCCCAGCGAGGAGACGTTCGCGTGGCAGCTCACCGAGATGGCCTTCCGCACCCGCGCCCGGCTGGCGGTCGTGCCCCTCCAGGACCTGCTCAACCTGGGCACCGGGTCGCGCATGAACCTTCCCGGCACCACCGGCCCCCACAACTGGACCTGGCGCTACCAGGAAGGCGACCTGACCCCCGAGCTGGCGGAGCGGCTGCGGGCGCTGACGGCGGAGACGGGAAGGCTGGCGTAG
- a CDS encoding cob(I)yrinic acid a,c-diamide adenosyltransferase, translated as MKLYTRTGDNGSTGLYGADRVSKAHVRVEAYGTVDELNSVVGLARAHNARSHAPDAALDSDLEYLQNALFDLGADLATRQESPYAKNLSRIDAEDTAFLERMIDRYQEGAPPFTGFVHPGGTPTAASLHVARTVARRAEREVIRLAHEEEINPHVQVYLNRVSDLLFVMSRAANQSAGLSEQAWTVKKRR; from the coding sequence ATGAAGCTCTACACCAGGACAGGGGACAACGGCTCGACCGGGCTGTACGGCGCGGACCGGGTCAGCAAGGCGCACGTGCGGGTCGAGGCCTACGGCACGGTGGACGAGCTGAACAGCGTGGTGGGACTGGCCCGCGCGCACAACGCCCGCAGCCACGCGCCCGACGCGGCCCTCGACAGCGACCTCGAATACCTCCAGAACGCGCTCTTTGACCTCGGCGCCGACCTTGCCACCCGGCAGGAGAGTCCCTACGCGAAGAACCTCAGCCGCATCGACGCCGAGGACACGGCCTTTCTGGAAAGGATGATCGACCGTTACCAGGAAGGGGCGCCGCCCTTTACCGGCTTCGTGCATCCGGGGGGCACGCCGACCGCCGCCTCGCTGCACGTCGCGCGCACGGTGGCCCGCCGCGCCGAACGCGAGGTGATCCGCCTCGCCCACGAGGAGGAAATCAACCCCCACGTGCAGGTGTACCTCAACCGGGTCTCGGACCTGCTGTTCGTGATGAGCCGGGCCGCCAACCAGTCGGCGGGCCTCAGCGAGCAGGCCTGGACGGTGAAAAAGAGGCGGTAA
- a CDS encoding N-acetylmuramoyl-L-alanine amidase, translated as MKRFLPALLLAAVSTALAAPRVGTHDGYTRLVFDLPRPTTASAKVTGQSVAVKLGLSLPAAQGPLSAPGVTAYAVAGSSVTVSLARGHASARVEVLPARPGQVARLVIDVPTGAPTAQRPAAPPAGAAKPAAVTRTTGTAKAARPRVVLDAGHGGNDPGMQSRWVQEEAVTLDVALRVRAELQKHGVDVVMTRDSDRHLSADKATDLDQRSKLATNKDTSAYVSIHVNASTNPAAHGIETYYFGQPLGGMSRSVAVTENGGGSIGQELTRRAANSAQSLLGDLLAQAKIAFSRQLAQKVQSQLIQATGALNRGVLTDAFYVIRNPTTPAILIEIGFGSNPAEGARLAQAAYRDRVAGAIARAILDFLNTK; from the coding sequence GTGAAGCGCTTTCTTCCCGCCCTGCTGCTCGCGGCCGTCAGCACCGCGCTGGCGGCGCCCCGCGTGGGCACCCACGACGGCTACACCCGGCTGGTGTTCGACCTGCCGCGCCCCACCACCGCCAGCGCGAAGGTGACGGGCCAGAGCGTGGCTGTGAAGCTCGGCCTGAGCCTGCCTGCGGCCCAGGGACCGCTGAGCGCCCCCGGCGTCACGGCCTATGCGGTCGCGGGGAGCAGCGTGACCGTCAGCCTCGCGCGGGGCCACGCCAGCGCCCGCGTCGAGGTGCTGCCCGCCCGCCCGGGGCAGGTGGCCCGGCTGGTGATCGACGTGCCGACCGGGGCCCCCACCGCGCAGCGGCCTGCCGCCCCCCCGGCGGGGGCCGCGAAGCCCGCCGCCGTGACCCGCACCACGGGCACCGCCAAGGCCGCGCGGCCCCGCGTGGTCCTTGACGCCGGGCACGGCGGCAACGACCCCGGCATGCAGAGCCGCTGGGTGCAGGAGGAGGCCGTCACGCTCGACGTGGCGCTGCGGGTGCGCGCCGAACTCCAGAAGCACGGGGTGGACGTGGTCATGACCCGCGACAGCGACCGCCACCTCAGCGCGGACAAGGCCACCGACCTCGACCAGCGCTCCAAACTCGCCACCAACAAGGACACCAGCGCTTACGTCAGCATCCACGTCAACGCCTCGACCAACCCGGCGGCGCACGGCATCGAGACCTACTATTTCGGGCAACCGCTGGGCGGCATGAGCCGCAGCGTCGCGGTCACGGAAAACGGCGGCGGCAGCATCGGCCAGGAACTCACCCGCCGCGCGGCGAACAGCGCCCAGAGCCTGCTGGGCGACCTGCTGGCCCAGGCCAAGATCGCCTTCTCGCGCCAGCTCGCCCAGAAGGTGCAGTCGCAGCTGATCCAGGCCACCGGCGCCCTGAACCGCGGCGTCCTCACCGACGCTTTTTACGTGATTCGCAATCCCACCACGCCCGCCATCCTGATCGAGATCGGCTTCGGCTCCAACCCGGCCGAGGGCGCGCGCCTGGCCCAGGCCGCCTACCGCGACCGGGTGGCCGGGGCGATCGCGCGGGCGATTCTGGACTTCCTGAACACGAAGTAG
- a CDS encoding HD-GYP domain-containing protein, translating to MRVLLPEQPGERGAASGEELLAELTRVPGPRAGRPGLAFPPICCPCGLRRGAGAPDAANGVDAAVQLLGAFPEGSGPEGWQGGHLRRIVAWAEALTVVAGLAPDEVQAVRWGAALHDIGKARVPRAILQKPGPLDAHEFAVILRHPEWGVELLGRLPSLPAQTLDAVRHHHERWDGGGYPAGLRRCRIPLSARIVALADVYDALTSERPYKAAWSEADAARYLLREAGRQFDPHLAPLFVREVLGFRDLLASGPC from the coding sequence TTGCGGGTCCTGCTCCCGGAACAGCCGGGCGAGCGTGGCGCCGCGTCCGGCGAGGAGCTGCTGGCCGAGCTAACCCGTGTGCCGGGGCCGCGCGCCGGACGGCCGGGTCTGGCCTTCCCGCCGATCTGCTGCCCGTGCGGCCTGCGCCGGGGCGCCGGAGCGCCAGACGCCGCGAACGGGGTGGACGCGGCCGTGCAACTGCTGGGCGCCTTTCCGGAGGGCAGCGGCCCGGAAGGCTGGCAGGGGGGACACCTGCGCCGGATCGTGGCCTGGGCCGAGGCGCTGACGGTCGTGGCGGGGCTGGCGCCCGACGAGGTCCAGGCGGTGCGCTGGGGCGCGGCGCTGCACGATATCGGCAAGGCGCGGGTGCCCCGGGCGATTCTCCAGAAGCCCGGTCCCCTGGATGCCCACGAGTTCGCGGTGATCCTGCGTCACCCCGAATGGGGGGTGGAGCTGCTCGGCCGCCTGCCGTCGTTGCCGGCGCAGACCCTGGACGCCGTCCGGCACCACCACGAGCGCTGGGACGGCGGGGGCTACCCGGCAGGGCTGCGGCGGTGCCGCATTCCCCTGAGCGCCCGGATCGTGGCGCTGGCCGACGTGTACGACGCCCTCACCAGCGAGCGCCCCTACAAGGCCGCCTGGAGCGAGGCCGACGCCGCCCGCTACCTGCTGCGCGAGGCGGGGCGGCAGTTCGACCCCCACCTCGCCCCGCTGTTCGTCCGCGAGGTCCTGGGGTTCCGCGACCTGCTGGCCTCCGGCCCCTGCTGA
- a CDS encoding TIGR00282 family metallophosphoesterase, whose protein sequence is MLRVLFVGDVYGQPGRRVLAQHLPTLRSGFDFVIVNAENAAGGFGLHREAADAVLKAGAGCITLGNHAWHHKDVFALMLDEAKYPIVRPLNYTDPGTPGVGWRSFDVKNAAGESERLTVVNVLGRVFMEAVANPFRALDDLLERGDLGSVFVDIHAEATSEKAALAWHLDGRVAAVIGTHTHVPTADTRILPGGTAFQTDAGFTGPARSVIGADPEAPVQKFLTERPHRFSVAAGPAELNAVALRLEDNRALAVERYRYLEGD, encoded by the coding sequence ATGCTGCGCGTGCTGTTCGTGGGAGACGTGTATGGGCAACCCGGCCGCCGGGTGCTGGCCCAGCATCTCCCGACCCTCCGTTCCGGCTTCGACTTCGTGATCGTGAACGCCGAGAACGCCGCCGGGGGCTTCGGCCTGCACCGCGAGGCCGCCGACGCGGTGCTGAAGGCCGGAGCCGGCTGCATCACGCTGGGCAACCACGCCTGGCACCACAAAGACGTCTTCGCGCTGATGCTCGACGAGGCAAAGTATCCCATCGTGCGCCCGCTGAACTATACGGACCCCGGCACGCCCGGGGTGGGCTGGCGCTCTTTCGACGTGAAAAACGCGGCGGGCGAGAGCGAACGCCTGACGGTCGTGAACGTGCTGGGGCGGGTCTTCATGGAGGCGGTCGCCAACCCTTTTCGGGCGCTGGACGACCTGCTGGAACGCGGCGATCTGGGCAGCGTGTTCGTGGACATCCACGCCGAGGCCACCAGCGAGAAAGCGGCGCTGGCCTGGCACCTCGACGGCCGGGTCGCCGCCGTGATCGGCACCCACACCCACGTCCCGACCGCCGACACCCGCATCCTGCCGGGCGGCACCGCCTTTCAGACCGACGCGGGCTTTACCGGCCCCGCGCGGAGCGTGATCGGCGCCGACCCGGAAGCCCCGGTGCAGAAGTTTCTCACCGAGCGCCCGCACCGGTTCTCGGTGGCCGCTGGCCCGGCCGAGCTGAACGCCGTGGCCCTGAGGCTGGAAGACAACCGCGCGCTGGCCGTAGAGCGCTACCGCTACCTCGAAGGAGACTGA